From a single Porites lutea chromosome 10, jaPorLute2.1, whole genome shotgun sequence genomic region:
- the LOC140949452 gene encoding thrombospondin-type laminin G domain and EAR repeat-containing protein-like — MSWEELGDFSSNSFQKYQDLRTSGAVDVEQFTIDGNQFLAFANSTNDTDGFNTEPFIYKMNNFTEKFSLYQTINITGGTDMEYFTIANTHYLAFVNFESGSTRRAKLVIYQWNGQFFVAFQNITSNVGNRKSELNFMKIGTERFLTILNVFYYGYEHWIGLDVLKWRNNSFHMYESLGIRAYAPYAASTEFVIKNETFLPIAAGNHFYVFKWIRGGFRLLSHDRPIQVTYGARDVKSFKMNGQVFLAIANFYDGKKPNILKWNGNKFVPYQSLFTTKAIDWHPFVMYSETFLGVADAYGKSFVYRAIGSRFFKLQELSTQGAHGMTSFVHGGHTYLVVANNISTVYKFK; from the exons ATGTCCTGGGAGGAACTTGGAG ATTTTTCCAGTAATTCCTTTCAAAAATACCAAGATCTACGAACCAGTGGAGCTGTTGATGTTGAGCAATTCACTATTGATGGAAACCAGTTTCTTGCCTTCGCCAACTCTACAAATGATACCGATGGATTCAACACAGAACCATTCATCTACAAGATGAACAACTTTACTGAAAAATTCTCTCTCTACCAAACCATCAATATCACGGGAGGAACAGATATGGAATATTTTACAATTGCTAATACACATTACCTTGCCTTTGTCAATTTCGAATCTGGATCTACACGGCGAGCAAAGTTAGTTATTTATCAGTGGAACGGACAATTTtttgttgcatttcaaaacataACGTCGAACGTTGGAAATCGAAAATCAGAGTTGAATTTCATGAAAATAGGGACTGAACGGTTTCTAACGATTTTAAATGTGTTCTATTATGGTTATGAGCATTGGATAGGATTAGATGTCCTTAAGTGGAGAAACAACTCGTTCCATATGTATGAGAGCCTAGGAATACGAGCATATGCGCCCTATGCAGCTTCCACGGAATTTGTAATTAAGAATGAAACGTTTCTTCCTATTGCCGCAGGTAATCATTTTTATGTGTTCAAGTGGATAAGGGGAGGGTTCCGCCTATTATCACATGACAGACCTATACAAGTAACGTATGGAGCACGAGATGTGAAGTCGTTTAAAATGAATGGTCAAGTATTCCTTGCAATTGCAAACTTTTACGATGGAAAGAAACCCAACATTTTGAAGTGGAATGGAAATAAGTTTGTCCCATACCAGTCACTTTTTACTACTAAAGCCATTGACTGGCATCCATTTGTgatgtacagtgaaaccttcCTGGGTGTAGCCGATGCTTATGGAAAGTCATTTGTGTATCGGGCCATTGGGTCACGGTTCTTCAAGCTTCAAGAACTTTCCACTCAGGGGGCTCAtggtatgacgtcatttgtgcaCGGTGGTCACACCTACCTCGTTGTTGCAAATAATATAAGCACAGTATACAAGTTTAAATAA
- the LOC140949453 gene encoding protein O-mannosyl-transferase Tmtc4-like has translation MAPTVQRSAEWVDEDTLFTSGLTVCPLNAKVHYNIGKLRAEKGHAVIAEKFYREAIRLNPTYDQALNNLGNLIKDDGRYIEAEALLEKAVEIRNNFAAGWVNLGTVKAALHKEDEAENCYSNAIKYRPRYPDAFFNLGNLYIDQDKTVKAIAAFKTAINLKNDHVGAWMNHALLLEKSGTEIPVKLNVALVDSERGNRDAAITVIREAKSHIPNEPSVHFNLANMLGQKDEFVEAEKHFLIALKLKPNSAEIYGNLGVLYHRWGKREQAGIYYRKALKLDPQSENVHENLKKLKRTTRQVSSDRPK, from the exons ATGGCTCCAACAGTACAG agATCGGCAGAATGGGTTGATGAAGACACTTTATTCACTTCTGGACTCACTGTCTGTCCACTCAATGCCAAG GTTCACTACAACATTGGCAAGCTGAGAGCTGAAAAAGGACATGCAGTGATTGCTGAGAAGTTTTATAGAGAAGCAATCAG GTTAAACCCAACATACGATCAAGCTTTAAACAATTTGGGAAACCTTATCAAG GATGATGGAAGATATATAGAAGCTGAAGCACTGTTAGAAAAAGCTGTAGAAATAAG GAATAACTTTGCGGCGGGCTGGGTGAACTTAGGCACCGTAAAGGCAGCATTGCATAAAGAAGAT GAGGCCGAAAACTGCTACAGCAACGCTATAAAATACAGACCAAGATATCCAGACGCTTTTTTCAACCTTGGAAATCTG TATATCGATCAAGACAAAACTGTAAAAGCCATTGCCGCATTTAAAACAGCCATCAATTTAAAAAACGATCATGTGGGTGCCTGGATGAATCATGCTCTGCTCTTAGAAAAGTCAG GAACTGAAATACCCGTAAAACTAAACGTAGCACTGGTGGACAGCGAGAGAG GTAACCGAGATGCGGCGATAACAGTGATCAGAGAGGCCAAAAGCCACATTCCTAACGAGCCGTCAGTTCATTTCAACCTTGCTAACATGCTCGGACAGAAAGATGAGTTTGTG GAGGCTGAGAAACACTTCCTAATAGCTTTGAAGCTAAAACCTAATTCTGCGGAAATTTATGGAAACCTTG GAGTGTTATATCACAGATGGGGGAAACGCGAGCAAGCCGGTATATACTACAGAAAGGCTCTGAAGCTGGATCCGCAAAGTGAAAATGTCCacgaaaacttaaaaaagcttaaaagaaCCACACGGCAGGTCTCCAGTGACAGGCCAAAATAG